A single region of the Schistocerca serialis cubense isolate TAMUIC-IGC-003099 chromosome 7, iqSchSeri2.2, whole genome shotgun sequence genome encodes:
- the LOC126413253 gene encoding piggyBac transposable element-derived protein 2-like, which yields MKQREDPDYDKLFKVRPFVDKIKQGFSITKPEEYHSVDELIIPFKGHSSLKQYVKSKPHKWGIKVFACAGSSGIVYDFETYRGKGTVHNDTGLGISGDIVIRLVEGLPKYKNFRVFTDNWFTSYNLISALKNYGILAVGAVRLTRLQGCNLKADSELKKQGRGAYDYRTETERNITALKWYDNKSVVLASLYKGVSPVEPVKRWSMGELKYIDVPGPDIVREHNPSMGGVDLHDMLLALYRSNIGVKRFYLRIVFHLLDMCVVNAWLLYRRHCRQRGITKHMSLLIFRSDVAHGLLKAGDILVRRRGRPSDDSPSPTVVKKRAALFPSTIDDVRYDNIGHWPQHVENKQMQIVHYSIFSNEMHQM from the coding sequence ATGAAACAAAGAGAGGACCCTGATTATGACAAGCTGTTCAAGGTGAGACCATTtgttgacaaaatcaaacaaggttTTTCAATTACTAAACCTGAGGAATATCATTCAGTGGATGAATTAATCATTCCTTTCAAAGGTCATTCATCCCTGAAACAGTATGTAAAAAGCAAACCACACAAGTGGGGTATAAAAGTTTTTGCCTGTGCTGGTTCTAGTGGAATTGTGTACGATTTCGAAACATACCGAGGGAAGGGAACTGTACATAATGATACTGGTCTTGGTATAAGTGGTGATATTGTGATAAGGCTTGTGGAAGGActgccaaaatataaaaattttagagtgtttacagacaattggttcacttcttacaaTCTTATTTCTGCCCTGAAAAACTATGGCATTTTGGCTGTTGGAGCTGTTAGACTCACAAGACTTCAAGGCTGCAATCTAAAAGCAGACAGTGAGCTGAAAAAGCAGGGACGAGGAGCATACGATTATCGAACTGAAACAGAAAGGAACATCACAGCGCTGAAGTGGTATGATAACAAATCCGTCGTTCTTGCATCATTATACAAAGGAGTAAGTCCAGTAGAACCTGTGAAACGTTGGTCAATGGGAGAACTAAAATATATTGATGTTCCGGGGCCAGACATTGTTAGAGAACATAACCCTTCGATGGGAGGAGTTGATCTGCACGACATGCTGCTTGCTTTGTATAGGAGTAATATTGGTGTGAAAAGATTTTATCTAAGGATCGTATTCCACCTCCTTGACATGTGTGTGGTGAATGCGTGGCTCCTATACCGCCGACATTGCAGACAAAGAGGAATTACCAAACACATGTCTCTGTTGATTTTTCGGTCTGATGTAGCTCATGGACTACTAAAAGCAGGAGACATTTTGGTAAGAAGACGAGGAAGGCCATCAGATGACAGTCCATCGCCTACAGTTGTGAAGAAACGAGCCGCATTGTTTCCCAGCACAATTGATGATGTGAGGTACGACAACATTGGACACTGGCCACAGCATGTAGAAAACAAACAGATGCAAATTGTTCATTACAGCATATTCTCGAACGAAATGCATCAAATGTAA